A genomic stretch from Acidimicrobiales bacterium includes:
- a CDS encoding DUF983 domain-containing protein, translated as MATQPAVATMLWRGLVQRCPVCGSGRLFRRWFSMVERCPRCGLRFGRIEGHHIGALGLNTIVSFVVLFVVVVGGLVWSHPEFSPTPLAVAAVATAILVPLAFFPSSRTLWTAVDLWMRPLEPGEAHQEA; from the coding sequence GTGGCCACCCAGCCGGCGGTGGCGACGATGCTGTGGCGTGGGCTGGTGCAGCGCTGTCCGGTGTGCGGGTCGGGCCGGCTCTTCCGGCGGTGGTTCTCGATGGTCGAGCGCTGCCCCCGCTGTGGGCTGCGCTTCGGCCGCATCGAGGGCCACCACATCGGCGCCCTCGGGCTCAACACCATCGTGTCGTTCGTGGTGCTGTTCGTGGTGGTCGTGGGCGGCCTGGTCTGGTCGCACCCCGAGTTCAGTCCGACACCGCTTGCGGTGGCGGCGGTGGCGACCGCGATCCTGGTGCCCCTGGCCTTCTTCCCGTCCTCGCGGACCCTGTGGACGGCCGTCGACCTCTGGATGCGGCCGCTGGAGCCCGGGGAGGCCCACCAGGAGGCCTGA
- the rimP gene encoding ribosome maturation factor RimP has translation MATTEQVTALVAPIVATHQAELYDVELVGGVLRVLVDRTGGVDLDTVGAITREVSDALDEADPLPGEYTLEVSSPGLERPLRTPRHFAAAVGSAVKVKTMPGTDGERRVEGELLDADDDAITVESPDGPRRIELAEIASARTVFTWGPAPKPGGKGGTQSKARKGAQTRKANR, from the coding sequence ATGGCGACGACGGAGCAGGTGACGGCGCTCGTGGCGCCCATCGTCGCCACCCACCAGGCCGAGCTCTACGACGTCGAGCTCGTCGGCGGCGTGCTGCGGGTCCTCGTCGACCGCACGGGTGGGGTCGACCTCGACACCGTCGGGGCCATCACCCGTGAGGTCTCCGACGCCCTCGACGAGGCCGACCCGCTCCCGGGGGAGTACACCCTCGAGGTGTCGAGTCCGGGCCTCGAGCGCCCGCTGCGCACCCCACGCCACTTCGCGGCCGCCGTCGGCAGCGCGGTGAAGGTCAAGACCATGCCGGGAACCGACGGCGAACGTCGGGTCGAGGGCGAGCTCCTCGACGCCGACGACGACGCCATCACCGTCGAGTCACCCGACGGCCCCCGCCGGATCGAGCTGGCCGAGATCGCCTCGGCCCGCACCGTGTTCACGTGGGGCCCTGCCCCCAAGCCCGGCGGCAAGGGCGGCACCCAGAGCAAGGCGCGCAAGGGCGCCCAGACGAGGAAGGCGAACCGATGA